The genomic window GCTCATGGAGGAGCGGGATGATCTTCTTACTCACAATTCCAGATACTCATCATCAAGTTGATGGGTGAACTCACCGCAGGGGCGATCGAATCATCCCGAAGGCCGGTCGATTCGAACGCAACTCACGACGATTCCCTGAGATCCCTCGCCGCCGACACCGACGCGACCGGAGATCCGTGCCAGCCGCCGTGCGAAAGGGGCGGCGTCGTGATCGACTCCCTGCCACCATCACGCGGCGTCGAGTGTGCGACGCATGTCGGGGAGTCGCCGAAGCCGATCGATGACTCGTCCAACGTGGTTCTTGCGCGGGGATACCCACCAACGATTCCCGCGGGATCCCATGCGAGACGTTCGATGGAGGGTCGCCAGGCCGCCGGCGGGGCCACTACGCATCGTGCGATGAGATGGCGGGGGAAATCGATGATATGCAGGGGCGTCCCCAGGATGAGGATCTTCAGGTCCATCCAGAGGTCGCCGTGCTCGATGTAGAAGAAGTCCAGCTCGAGCTTGCGACGGACGCCCCCACGCTCGGTATCGGGGGGCAGCAGGACCTGGGCCAGGCCGGTCAGTCCGGGGCGGACATCCGTCCGGCGATGATAGTCGGGATAATAGGCCGTGAGGTCCGAGGCGATCTCCGGCCTCTCGGGCCGAGGCCCGACGAAGCTCATGTCCCCTCGCAAGATGTTGAAGAGTTGCGGTAGCTCGTCGAGGTGGGTCTTCCTCAGGAACCTCCCCACCGGTGTCACCCGAGAATCACCCGGCTTCGACCACACCGCGCCGGTGTCCTTCTCGCAATCCAGATACATGGTGCGGATCTTGTAGACGGTGAAGATTCGGCCCTTGTATCCCAGCCTCCGTTGGGAATAGAGCGGCGAACCCGACGACGTCATCCGGACGGCCACCATGCAAAGAAGACCGACCGGCCACAGGGCAAACAGGAGGAGAGCAGAGAGGGCGATCTCCGCCCCTCTCTTGACTCGTCCATATACGTCCAACCGAGGCTTGGATCCCGTGCCGATTCGCATAAGGCCCTCTAGGTATGTTGAAGTCAGCGGTCATGCCGCGGGCATCGCGGCGAGGCGGCCGCCAAGGGAGACGTCTCGAACGATCCGAGAACACTGCGACCATCACGCAACATCACGCAAAGGCAGCTCCGCCCTCGCGGCGAGCGAGGCGTCGCGGCCTGCGATCGCAGAGGACAGCAGGCGAAGGTGCGGGCAGGCCGGAACATGCCGAGCGCGTCGATGTCGCACTTCTCGGCACTCAACGGCGACTCGCAGCCTTCGGACGGGCGGGCGACTGACATCTCGACGACCCACCGCCTCGGCTCGTCTCCCCCCGACGCCTCTCGGATACCCGTCGACGCGGAGGGGGAGGCGTTACCCTGCCGCGGTGGCCGGGGCCTCGTGCCGCGGCTTGTCATTCGCCTCCTCGGGGCCGAGGCGGCGATGCTCGTCGGCCCAAGGGCCGCGTGCGTCGACGACGATTGACCGGATGGCCGCCGGCAATTCGTTCATCGTCCGCCAACGAGCGGGCGACCGGCCCGCGGCCTTCGTGCATGTACTCCAGCGGCACCGCTTCGATGCAGGTTCACGGCTCATCGACGTTTCCCCGGGACATCCTGAGCGGTGGTCGGTCCGACAACCGAGCGGCCATCTCCGAACCTCTTGGACCGCTGCGCCTTAGCGCAAAACAGATCGATTCAATACGACACCGCCGCATGGCGGCGGGGGTCTGTTTTTGTCAAGACTCCGTCCCCGTGGGCTGCAGAACGCACCCTTTCCGGAGGAACACGGACTGTCAGGAACTGGACCAGGTCGGTTGGGTCCGGGGCGAGCAACGTACCACCATCGGACACATCGCACCGTGATCGCCCAGAGACATGTTGGCAAGACTGCGATCGTGAAGTCAAGAGTTGCGATCAGATTTCTTTCTGTTGGTAATTCAAAGCACACCTCGTCCGTCGTTTTTTGGCAATAAACGAGCATGAAATCATCATTAGGCGGGAGCGTCCGAATTCTTTCCACATCTGAGCACACGGGTGAGTCGACCCATCTCAGCATGCGTTATTTGATCTGTTTGTATTCCTAAGCAGTCATAGATGGATGGTGTATTTCCTGGCATACCTCGCGTGAAACACGAATTCGTCTCCGTTAAGTTTCTCTACCACCCGCCCACCTCGCCTACTTAAAAGGAATCGATCTCGGAGAATGGCGATGCAAAGTCTCTAAAAGTCCTCGTCCAGAGTGGCACTCAGGACACGAGGGTAGTCCAGGTCATCCGTCCGGCGGTCGCGTGGGGTATCCGACTCCCCTCCCAAGGTTAGTACACGTTGCCTTTTCCAAGCCTGCGAGCCGATGCCGCTGGTCGTTGAAACCTGGCGGCGACAAGTCCAGTCGGTACCCGTGGCCCGCGCCCATGATCGCATGCAAGCAGGCCCCAGAAAGCCGGATGAAGCCTGCGGACGCGTCCACTTAAAGCCTGGGGGTCCTCATCCAGGTGGCGCGTCTCGGATGATGGTCGATCGAGCTGTTTCCGCTTCACCCTATTCGGGTTAGAGGGGCGGCTCCAGGACCATTCCGACTCTTTCGGGCCATCCCTCGGAAGGTCCTGACCCACTCAACGACCTCGAAGGAGCTCCCTTGCGGGTCGAGGCCCCCTTCCCTCTCGTCGCACGTCCGGCTTCAGGGTCGGGGAGCGCCTGAGTCCGGGCTTTGCAAGCGTCGCGTCGGCGTTGCGCCGATCGACGTCGCGGCCATGGAGTGGCATTTCGTCAGCCCCACCGCACAAGTGGCAGGCCGACGGGGATGACCGATTCGGTCAGGCTGATGCTTCTCGCCTCACCCGAAGCTCCTCCTGTTGAACGACGGCAACAGGCATGTGATTCTCTCGGTGGTGGCCGCAGTCCGCGGTTGACTTGCCGTCATTCGTCACGGTGTTCAGGCGGTCAGAGTGTCCGACGGGGATGGAGGTGCTCGTCGCCGAGGCCGATCTCGACGCGAGGTCGCCTCCGTCTCGGCCGGCTCGCACCAGATCCGAACGGACAGTTGGCGACGCGGCCTGCCCTCGGTCGAGTCGCGGCCGGCCACTCGCGCCGGGGGATGAAATGGGGATACGCGAAGTATCGTAGGGGCTTCGAGAAAAACGGTGGAGTGGAACCGTTCCAAGCCCTCCCGCCCGATCGCATCGAGGGGCGGAGATGCTTCGCCTTGCTCCAGAGCCGGCTCGCGCTCGCCGTGCCTTCGAGAGCGTTAAGAGAATCGCATGCCGCGCGAGATCCCGCGTCGGAGACGGCGGGCTCGACGCGCTACGAGCGAGGTCTCGGCCGCGTCGGTCTTCCGGGCTCATTCGGGGCCAACTGAGGGCCACCCCGCAGGACATCCGACAGGGGCCGGAGGAGTGAAGCTTTCAGGTTCAATCTGGATTTGTGGACGATTCATTCGCGGGATCGAAGAAGAATCCGGCGTCAGCGATGAAGCTGGCGGAAAAGCCCTCTCTACAAACGGCGGCGTCGACGCAAACATCCATACTCGCACCAAATTACGAATCCACGCCTTCGGTTGTCGCAACCACAACTTCGCCCGTTTGTCCTTTCTTCTGGCCCACACGAGCCATGTGGCGTCGCAGCCGGAAGCTGTCACCGGTGTGCTCGCTCATGAGTCTCGACGCGATGTGCGAGGCATCCTGCGACGTCTGCGCGGAAATGATCTCCTCATGAAGGACCGATTCCAAGGGCAGGCAGCCGGGAACATCGATCGTCCGGGTTACGGTGATTTGCCAGGCAGGGAGGACGACACCCTGATCCTGATCGACCTTCCGTCGACGCCTCATCGCATGCCCTCCGTCAGGCTCCGCTTGTTCCCGCGACCCCGCGGTCCTGTGACAGTCCAGGTATAATGCTTTCCAGGAAATGCGGTCCATCGCCGCCCACCTCAGCGGAGCATTTTGCGCACGACGGCATGCTCGCGCGGCGGGCTACCGGGATTCTGGAGCTGAATAGGGGATGATGCGGAAGGCTATCGAACGGCCGCGTCAGCAATTGCACCCCGAAATGCACTCGCCCGCCAGGGCTTGGTCCCCATGTGCATGTACGCCATGCGACATGAACTCCTGGCGGGCGAGTGTTCGATCAGGTTCAGCATGGAGTCTATGGCCGAGTCGAACGGAATCGACGGCAACCAGTTTAGACTGAGATTCAATCTCAGCGACAGATTTGAGTATGACGACGATGGCCGCGTCGTGTCAATGCTTCGAGGATCTGCCGGATGGGACGGGGGGATCGTGAAGGTCGCGAACGTCGATCTCGCGGTCGAGATGGGGGGCGACGTCGCCCCGCTGATGTTGATTCACACTCCGGCGTCGGAGTGTACGAGCGTCGATAAATTCACCCGGCAGCCACCGGGACGAGCGTCGCGATCAAGGCATAGCATCGTCGCGGGCCTACCGGGAACCCCTCGAGAGCCCGTCGCGGCTCCGATCCCGGTCGAGTCTTGGCGTGCGGGCCGAATGCTCTTGCGGGCGATGGAGATGGCCGAGGACGGCCCCGAACGAGCCGACGCCCAGGGGGAAGTGGGCCGGATTGGATGAGCCGCGGGCGAGGTCGGCACGGAGACGCCGGCGGTCGCGGATGCTCTTGAGGTCGCGAGCGGCGTCGAGCTTACCGAGGAAGAAGGGGAGGAAGCGGAGCCTCGCCAGTCTCCAGCAGCCCTGGGTCGCGAGGAGGAAGGCATGGAGTACGATCGCGGGGCCGAGGCGACCGGCGGGCATGTTCGACCAGAAGACGAGCTCTGCGTTCCGCGCCATCCGGCGCTGGAGAGACGGCCTGCCGTGGTCGTAAGTGGCGGAGATCTCGTGGAGGATTCGGCAACGCGGGCTGTAGAGGCAGCGATATCCGGCCCAGCGGAGGCGGAAGCCGAGGTCGACGTCCTCGTAGTAGGAACCCAAGAGCGGGTCGAATCCGCCGACCCGGCGGAGTGCCTCGGCCCGATAGAAGGCGCTCGATCCGCTGGCGGCGAAGACCTCGTCGGCGGGCCGGGCGGCCCAGCGCTCGGCGGGCTGGCCGTGCCCGCGCTTCGCGGGCCAGCCTGACAGCGTGTAGGTGTCCCCGGCCGAATCGACGCGCCACGGCTCCGAGCGGACGAGCACGAGCGGGGCCACCGATCCGACGGTCGGGTCCGCGAACGGCGCCAATCCGGACTCGATCCAGCCCGCGGTCACCTCGGTGTCGTTGTTCAGGAGCTGGATGAAATGCCCGCGGGCGACCTCGATGCCCGCATTGGCGGCGGCGCAGAAGCCCCCATTCGTCTCGCGTCGAAGGACCCTCACGGAGGGGAAGGCGGCGGCGAGCCATTCGGCGGTGCCGTCGGTCGAGGCGTCGTCGGAGACGATGACTTCCACGTCCCGGGCGCGGTCCGGCGGCAGATGCCGGTGGATGCTGGCCAGGCAAGTCTCGAGCAGCTCGCGCCCGTTGAAGGTCGGTATGACGATCGAGCAGAGGGGCGTGCCCTCGCCTCCGACGCGGGCGGGGTCGAATCCCGGGCCGCCCTCGACCGTGACGGGAGGGTCGATCACGATTCGCCTTCCTTCGCCGCCCTGGAGATCTTCCACGACGTCTTCCCCCACGCCACGTGCTGCACGGTCATGAGAATGATCACGAAATCGAGCCAGAACGACCATCGCTGGATGTAATCCAGGTCGTACTGGATCCGCTTGCGGAGCGAGGTCCTCCCCCGCCAGCCGTGGACCTGGGCCCAGCCGGTCATGCCGCAGGGGACCGCGTGCCGGAGGTCGTATTCCGGGATGTCGCGGCGGAACTGGTCGACGAAGATCGGCCGCTCCGGGCGCGGGCCGACGAGGCTCATGTCCCCCTTGAGGACGTTGAAGAGCTGCGGGGTCTCGTCGATGTTGGTGTGCCGCAGCCAGTCGCCGATCCGCGTGCAGCGGGCGTCGTGGTTCGAGGCCCAGATCGGCCCCGTCTGCTGCTCGGCGTCGGTCTTCATGCTGCGGAACTTGATGATCCGGAAGCGCCGCCCCCCCTGCCCGATCCGCTCCTGGGTGTAGAAGATGGGCCGGCCCGAGGTGGCCAGGATCGCCGCCGCGACGATCAGGAACACCGGCGAAAGCAGGAGCAAGGCGAGCCCGGAGACCGCGACGTCCGAGGCGCGCTTGGCCGCGCGTGCCAGGTCGAAGGCGGCGACGGCCCACGACGCGGAAGGCCCGGAGATCCGCTCGGGCGGCTCCTGGTGCGGACCGGGCCTCTGGTTCGACGGCCGGGCCGATGCCCGCCCGCCTCGGCCGGGCTCGACATGGACCCAATGCACGGTGACGGAGGAATTGGTAAACTTGGCCAGGCCGGGGATGAGGTGCCGCCGGGGCCTGGGGGGCAGGGCCACGACGACATCGGTGGCCCCGGTGCGGTCCACGACCTCCACGAGGCGATCCAGGCCCCCCAGGACGGGGAGCGGGCCGGCCTGGGGATGCACCGGCAGGTGCCGGCCCCGGCCCCTGGCCCTCGGGCCCGAGAGGTGGCGATGCCCGGCGTCCACGAAGCCGACGATCGTGAGCTCCTCGCCGGACGACCCTTCGAGGTGGTGGAGCAGCTTCCTGGCGTCGCGGCGGGCACCCACGAGGATGATCCGGTTCCGTGCCAGCCGCCCGGCCCGCCTCAACCCGCTCCGCCTAGCGAACACGAGGGTATCATTCATAAGCATCACCGATCCATCGGTCGCCGCCCGACGGCCCCGGCCGGAGGGGGGGCCAAGGGCGGCCGTGGGGCCCTGGTTACGTGCGGACTTCCATGTCCGCGACGTTTTTGCACGGGTTGATTCAATTTTCTCCATCGGACGCGACGACGGAAGTATCCAGGAAATTTGAACGACTCGCACACCCGGCAGTTCCGAACCCGGGCACGAGGGCCAGCCAGTGAAGGCGACCAACCTCGGAGACCACCTCCCGCCGGGGGCGCCTGTCCCGACGCTCGCGGTGGTCCTCGTCAACTACAATAGCTGGCCGGATGTGGACCGGGTCGTCGGCGGGCTCGTCGATGAGCCCGAGTTCCGGGCCGGTCGATTCCAGGTCGTCGTCGTGGACAATGCGTCGCGGGGCCCGATCCCCGATCGATTCACCTCTCTTCCGCAGGGCGTCCGGCTGCTGAGCCGTCCGGACAACGGCGGCTTCGCGGCCGGAGTGAACGCCGGCTGGCGGGTGGCCCGGGGCCGCTGGCTGCTGATCCTGAATCCGGATGTGGAGGTCGAGCGGGGGTGGATCGGCCAGGTCCTCGGGCGGATCGCCGAGTACGACCGGAGGCCCGAGGGCCCCCCGGGGATCGTCGGCTTCGGCCTCAGGAATCCCGACGGCTCGACCCAGGGGTCGGTCGGCGTCTTCCCCAGCCTCGGCCGGACGATTCGCGAGCAGTTCATACCCCGTTCGCGCCGGAAATACCAGGCCGGTTGGAGAATTCGCCCCGGCCGCGTGGACTGGGTGACCGGGGCCTGCATGCTCGTCCATTCGGGGATGATGTCCGCGGTGGGGGGCATGGACGAGGATTTCTTCCTCTATCACGAGGAAGTCGCCCTCAGCCGGTCGGCGCAGGACCTCGGATGGCCCGTGGAATACGACCCGGGCCTCGGCGTCGTCCATCGACATCCCTTGCAGGATCGGGCCGTTTCGCCCAAGATGCGGGTCATCCTCCGCCACAGCAAGCTTCTCTACTTCTGGAAGCACCTGCCGGGCCGGCCGTTCCGGGCGATCCTCGGGATCGTTGCGGCCGAGGCCGCGATCCGGGGGGCGGCGGCGGCGATGCTCGGGAGGACGCCCGAGGCCCGCGCGTGGCGGACGATCCGCTCCATCGTCGGGGGCTTCCGGCGGGGCAACCCCGTGCGGGGACGCGACGTGCTCCGCCTCGCGGAGGACGCGGAGTCCGGGGACGTCCCGGCGGACGGAGGAATCCCCGGGCGTGAGATGACGGGCCGGCACGAGGCCGGGCCCGAATGGCGAAAGGACGGATCCGCGTGTCGCGCAACGACCATCTCGTCCGCATCGGCCTCCTCATGGCGGCGGCCGCCGTCCTGCTGACGTGGCTCGCCCGCCACACGGACGTCATCTACGCCGACGGCCTTCGCTACATCGCCCAGGCCCGGCGCTTCGATGCCGGCTCGTGGAAAGAAGTCTTCGCCAAGGGCACGGACCATCCCGCCTACCCCGCCGCCATCGCCCTCACGCACCTCGCCCGCGGGGGTATCGGCCCGGCCGACTGGCAGGCGGCCGGCCAGCTCGCGTCCGTCGTCGCCGGCGTGCTGCTGATCGTCCCGGTCTACCTCTTCGCCCTCGAGTTGTTCGGCACCCGGGCGGCCTGGCTCGCCTGCGTGCTGACCCTGCTGGTCCCGCTGACGGGTCACGTCCTCGCCGACGTCCTGTCGGAAGGCACGTTCCTGCTCTTCTGGATGTTCGGGTGCTGGGCCGGGCTGGGGTTCTTGCGTGCGGGCTCGACGCGATGGCTGATCGCCGCGGTCGCGTTCGCCTCGCTGGCGTATCTCGTGCGGCCGGAGGGCGTGCTGCTGCCGGCCTCGCTTGCGGCGACGCTCGTCCTGTCGGCAGTGGTCCCCGCGTTGCGACTGCCGCGGGCCCGGTCGCTGCGGGCGGCGGCCATCCTGCTCGTCGGGCCGGTCCTCCTGGCGGGGCCGTTCCTGCTCCTCAAGGGTGGCATCGCCACGAAGCCCGCCGTGGCCCGGCTGTTCGGGCTCTCGGGGCGATCGGCGGCGATGGCCGTCGAGCGGGAGCGGCCGCTCGATCCCGACCAAACCGTCGCGGCCACCTGCCTGGCCGCGGCGCGGGCCGTCTCCCGGGCGATTGCGGAGGGCGTCTCGCCGATCCTCCTCCCGGCGGCCGTCGCGGGGATCGCGCTGGCGGCTCGACGGCGGGAGCATGCGAGGCGGAACGTCTTCCTCGCCGTCGTCGCCTCGGCGTGGATCCTCGCCCTCCTGCGCCTGCACGCGACGGGGGGTTATTGCACCGCGAGGCACGCCATGCTGCTGTCCCTGATCCTGATCGCCTTCGCGGCGGCGGGCCTCCTCGCCCTGGCCGATCGGGCCGCGGCTTCGGTCCGCGAGAGGCTGCGTCGGCACGTGCCGGAGACCGCGATCCTCGCGGCGGCGCTGTTGGTCGTGCTCGCCGTCTCGGGCCGGGCCGCGATCGCCCCGGTGAATCCGGGATACGCGAGCTACAGGCCGGCCGGCGAGTGGATCGCCGCGAACACGGCCGCGGATGCCCGGATCCTGGACCTCAAGGGCTGGGCGTCGTTCTACGGCTGCCGGCAGGGCTACGGATTCGGGGAGATCGAGGACGCGCTCCGCGATCCCAACCTGAGGTGGGTCGTCGCGCACGACGCCTTCCTCGTCGGCCCGTGGTCGTACTGCGACATCATCCGGGGCGCCGTCGCCGGGAAGGCCTGCGTCAAGTCGTTCCCGGAGACGCCGCGGCGGGGCGTCGCCCAGGTGCACATCTTCGACCGCTCGATCCCGGCGGTCGCGACGTCGGGGGGCCGGGAGTTGCCTCCGGTCCGGGGGCGAGATGACACCCACCTGACCGACGAAGCACTCCGCCTTCGACAACGATTGTCCGCATGTGTCTTCGGCAACCCCGTCCCGGTGCGTGTCGTCGCGACGAGGCCGAAGAGCTCGGGATATGGCGATCTGGTCATCCCATCGCTCGGTGAAGGTGAAGGAAGAGGCGAGGCGGAGCGTGCCGGCACGCCGCCGCGTTGACATCGAGGAGCCAGCCATGGACGACGTCGCATCCTCCTCCCGGTCCCAGGTAGACCGGCCCGCCCTGATTCCGTCGCAGCACGTGATCCGCGTCGTGCTGTTGATGATCACGACCGCGGCCCTGTTGGGTTGGGGGCTGCGGCACACCGAGGCCACCTACGGCGACGGCCTGCGCGCCATCGAGCAGGCCCGCCAGGTCGCGCGGGGCGATTGGCGAGGCGGCCTGATCGGGTCGATCGATCATCCGCTGCACCCGCTCCTGATCGTCGCGGCGCATCCGCTCGTCGGCGGCGAGGATGCCGCGTCCTGGCAGCGGGCCGCGGTGGCCATGGGGTTCGCCTGCGTCGTGCTGCTGGTCATCCCCGTCTACCTGGTGGCACGCGAGGCCTTCGGCGACCGATCGGCATGGCTCGGGGCGCTCCTGGTCTCGGCCAATCCCCTGATGGTCACGGTCGTGGCGAACGCGCTGACCGAGAGCTCCTTCCTCCTGGCCTGGACCTGGGGCCTCTGGGCGGCGGTCCGGTTCCTCCGCGAGGGGCGTTTCGTCTGGCTGCCGTCGACGATCGGGCTGGGCGTGCTCGCGTATCTCGCGCGCCCCGAGGGCCTGCTGCTGCCCGCCACGGTCGCGGCCACTCTCCTCCTGCTGCCCCTGCACCGGGCGACCCGGATCAACTGGCCGCGTTGGGCCGCGGCGGCGGCCTTCCTCGTCGTCGGCTCGGCCGTCGCCGTCGGCCCGTACGTCGCGCTGGAGGGGGGCATCGCGACCAGGCCGGCCGTGGCCCGGATCCTCGGCCTGGCGCCGGGCGCATCGGCCGACG from Aquisphaera giovannonii includes these protein-coding regions:
- a CDS encoding sugar transferase; this encodes MRIGTGSKPRLDVYGRVKRGAEIALSALLLFALWPVGLLCMVAVRMTSSGSPLYSQRRLGYKGRIFTVYKIRTMYLDCEKDTGAVWSKPGDSRVTPVGRFLRKTHLDELPQLFNILRGDMSFVGPRPERPEIASDLTAYYPDYHRRTDVRPGLTGLAQVLLPPDTERGGVRRKLELDFFYIEHGDLWMDLKILILGTPLHIIDFPRHLIARCVVAPPAAWRPSIERLAWDPAGIVGGYPRARTTLDESSIGFGDSPTCVAHSTPRDGGRESITTPPLSHGGWHGSPVASVSAARDLRESS
- a CDS encoding glycosyltransferase family 2 protein, whose product is MIDPPVTVEGGPGFDPARVGGEGTPLCSIVIPTFNGRELLETCLASIHRHLPPDRARDVEVIVSDDASTDGTAEWLAAAFPSVRVLRRETNGGFCAAANAGIEVARGHFIQLLNNDTEVTAGWIESGLAPFADPTVGSVAPLVLVRSEPWRVDSAGDTYTLSGWPAKRGHGQPAERWAARPADEVFAASGSSAFYRAEALRRVGGFDPLLGSYYEDVDLGFRLRWAGYRCLYSPRCRILHEISATYDHGRPSLQRRMARNAELVFWSNMPAGRLGPAIVLHAFLLATQGCWRLARLRFLPFFLGKLDAARDLKSIRDRRRLRADLARGSSNPAHFPLGVGSFGAVLGHLHRPQEHSARTPRLDRDRSRDGLSRGSR
- a CDS encoding sugar transferase, with the protein product MLMNDTLVFARRSGLRRAGRLARNRIILVGARRDARKLLHHLEGSSGEELTIVGFVDAGHRHLSGPRARGRGRHLPVHPQAGPLPVLGGLDRLVEVVDRTGATDVVVALPPRPRRHLIPGLAKFTNSSVTVHWVHVEPGRGGRASARPSNQRPGPHQEPPERISGPSASWAVAAFDLARAAKRASDVAVSGLALLLLSPVFLIVAAAILATSGRPIFYTQERIGQGGRRFRIIKFRSMKTDAEQQTGPIWASNHDARCTRIGDWLRHTNIDETPQLFNVLKGDMSLVGPRPERPIFVDQFRRDIPEYDLRHAVPCGMTGWAQVHGWRGRTSLRKRIQYDLDYIQRWSFWLDFVIILMTVQHVAWGKTSWKISRAAKEGES
- a CDS encoding glycosyltransferase family 2 protein, encoding MKATNLGDHLPPGAPVPTLAVVLVNYNSWPDVDRVVGGLVDEPEFRAGRFQVVVVDNASRGPIPDRFTSLPQGVRLLSRPDNGGFAAGVNAGWRVARGRWLLILNPDVEVERGWIGQVLGRIAEYDRRPEGPPGIVGFGLRNPDGSTQGSVGVFPSLGRTIREQFIPRSRRKYQAGWRIRPGRVDWVTGACMLVHSGMMSAVGGMDEDFFLYHEEVALSRSAQDLGWPVEYDPGLGVVHRHPLQDRAVSPKMRVILRHSKLLYFWKHLPGRPFRAILGIVAAEAAIRGAAAAMLGRTPEARAWRTIRSIVGGFRRGNPVRGRDVLRLAEDAESGDVPADGGIPGREMTGRHEAGPEWRKDGSACRATTISSASASSWRRPPSC
- a CDS encoding glycosyltransferase family 39 protein, translated to MSRNDHLVRIGLLMAAAAVLLTWLARHTDVIYADGLRYIAQARRFDAGSWKEVFAKGTDHPAYPAAIALTHLARGGIGPADWQAAGQLASVVAGVLLIVPVYLFALELFGTRAAWLACVLTLLVPLTGHVLADVLSEGTFLLFWMFGCWAGLGFLRAGSTRWLIAAVAFASLAYLVRPEGVLLPASLAATLVLSAVVPALRLPRARSLRAAAILLVGPVLLAGPFLLLKGGIATKPAVARLFGLSGRSAAMAVERERPLDPDQTVAATCLAAARAVSRAIAEGVSPILLPAAVAGIALAARRREHARRNVFLAVVASAWILALLRLHATGGYCTARHAMLLSLILIAFAAAGLLALADRAAASVRERLRRHVPETAILAAALLVVLAVSGRAAIAPVNPGYASYRPAGEWIAANTAADARILDLKGWASFYGCRQGYGFGEIEDALRDPNLRWVVAHDAFLVGPWSYCDIIRGAVAGKACVKSFPETPRRGVAQVHIFDRSIPAVATSGGRELPPVRGRDDTHLTDEALRLRQRLSACVFGNPVPVRVVATRPKSSGYGDLVIPSLGEGEGRGEAERAGTPPR